The nucleotide sequence CCATTGGGCTTGAAAGGAGAGTCTATCCCCTTACTTACACGAATTCTCACACTTGTTGATGTCATTGCATGGTATATCGCTAGCAACCCAAAAGATGAGGTGAAGACCTATATTCAATCATTATCAGGTTCAGTACTTGATCCTCACCTGGTTGGGGTAGTGATCGAAGCAGAGTGTATATGAGTAAAAAGAGACTGGAATTAAGACCTAATGTATTTATCGTTGTGGTTGCACTTCTGTTTGTACTGTTGGGTACGTTCTATCTTCGTGCTCGTTGGATCGAATATAAGGGTGAGGCCGAAAAGCAAGCAAAGATACAGGCATCTTCCATTGCAGCTACGCTAAATGGGGAACGATTGGTTACCTTGTTTGATCAAAATGAAATCCCTTCTGCAGCGGAATTTGAAAGATTTCATACTCGATTGCTCCGAGCAGCTCGTGTAAATTCACAAATGCACTACATTGTTTTCTATATAGAGCAAAAAGATGGCATATCCGTTCTCGTCGATTCTCGGCAACACCATGATGGGAGCTCCCTCTCTTATCCAGACCTAAATGCAGAATTCAACCCGGTTTTTCATGAGGCATTGGATACAAAGAGCACGTTGCTTTCCTCTGTCGTAGAAGGGGGAGCAGCGTATACACTCATACTTTCCCCAATGCTCAATCTGGAAACTGATGAGGTGTTTGGTGGCTTGGCATTTGCAATGGATACTGATGAGTTGTATCAGTCGGCAAGAATCAACATTATCCGGCAATTTTTAATACTATTTGCTACCTGGCTGTTCATGATCGCATCATCCATTCTCTTCAGTCAGTATTTAAAAAGCCTCAAAATGAGAAAAGCGCTGGAGAAGACCAATCACCAATTGCTCGAGACTGATAAGGAGATGAAATTATTGGTCGATCAGATGCCCCAAGCGCTTGGTTTGCATGAGATTGTATGCAATGAGCAAGGCAAACCTATAGACTATGTATTCCTGAAGGTCAATCCAGTATTTACTCAGTTTACCGGACTTACAGAGGCTCAGTTGGTTGGGAAAAGAATATTGGAAGCAATCCCCCAAACGGAACATTTCTGGATTGAGGAGTATGGTGAAGTAGCCATAAACGGCAGGCCGAAGGTCATTGAGCGATACGCAAAAAATTTCGACAAATGGTTTTTGGTCCATGTGTATAGTCCCAAAAAAGGACAGTTTATTACCATTTTTGAGGATATCTCTGAAAGAAGAGAACGGGAACGTGAACTCGAGTTTCTTAATTACCATGACACCTATACCAAGATGTTCAACAGGAATGCCTTTGTCTTGCAGTTCTCAGAGTATGATACGCGAAGGATGTATCCCCTGGCGGTCTTGTTGTTTGATATCAATGGGTTGAAGGTAGTCAATGATACCTATGGATTTGAGATAGGGGATCTCTTGATCTGGCAACTAGCAGAAAGCATCAGGGAGGCTTGTTCAGATAATGCATGGGTTTCCGCCCGTCTTGGCGGTGATGAATTTGGGATTTTAGTTCCCTATGCAATTCCAGCAGCGATTGAATCGTTGCTTTCGCAGATACAAGAGAACTACAACAGAAGGAATGTTGGCAATCGTTACAGTAATATTTCCTTTGGTTATGCAATGAAGGAAGAACAGGGTATCGGCTTTGAGACTGTGCTCAAAGAGGCTGAGGATGATTTATTCCAGCATAAACTGGTAGAACACACGACCAGTAGACAACAGACGATTGAGGTCCTGCTCCAGACTCTGTTCAGCAAGAGTTCAAGAGAGAAAGAGCACAGTAGT is from uncultured Sphaerochaeta sp. and encodes:
- a CDS encoding HD domain-containing phosphohydrolase, producing the protein MSKKRLELRPNVFIVVVALLFVLLGTFYLRARWIEYKGEAEKQAKIQASSIAATLNGERLVTLFDQNEIPSAAEFERFHTRLLRAARVNSQMHYIVFYIEQKDGISVLVDSRQHHDGSSLSYPDLNAEFNPVFHEALDTKSTLLSSVVEGGAAYTLILSPMLNLETDEVFGGLAFAMDTDELYQSARINIIRQFLILFATWLFMIASSILFSQYLKSLKMRKALEKTNHQLLETDKEMKLLVDQMPQALGLHEIVCNEQGKPIDYVFLKVNPVFTQFTGLTEAQLVGKRILEAIPQTEHFWIEEYGEVAINGRPKVIERYAKNFDKWFLVHVYSPKKGQFITIFEDISERRERERELEFLNYHDTYTKMFNRNAFVLQFSEYDTRRMYPLAVLLFDINGLKVVNDTYGFEIGDLLIWQLAESIREACSDNAWVSARLGGDEFGILVPYAIPAAIESLLSQIQENYNRRNVGNRYSNISFGYAMKEEQGIGFETVLKEAEDDLFQHKLVEHTTSRQQTIEVLLQTLFSKSSREKEHSSRVSALCMLIAKELGFSDEKIELIKVAGIMHDIGKIAIDDSVLNKEGKLDQNEWAQMKRHPEIGFHLLSSVSRYAEFAKDILAHHERWDGKGYPRGLQQEAIPFTARIISVADAYDAMTYHRPYRDPITHQQAMEELARCSGSQFDPRVVEAFFSISTETVTAP